One Cellulomonas sp. Y8 DNA segment encodes these proteins:
- the coaBC gene encoding bifunctional phosphopantothenoylcysteine decarboxylase/phosphopantothenate--cysteine ligase CoaBC produces the protein MRIVLGVAGGIAAYKAAHVLRSFTEAGHDVRVVPTRAALEFVGRATWEALSGHPVTSEVFEEVPEVAHVRLGRQADLVVVAPATADLLARAASGRADDLLAATLLTATCPVLMAPAMHTEMWQHPATRANVATLRERGVHVLDPDSGRLTGADSGPGRLPEPDAIAAAALALVDPEGKPRPQDLAGRTVVVSAGGTREPLDPVRFLGNRSSGKQGVALARTAQARGARVTLVAANLGVRAPAGVRVVEVETTAELQDAVRTAAADADVVVMAAAVADFRPATGSAHKIKKQADGSVPPLELVQNPDVLAGLVADPPRADGGRQVVVGFAAETGDDTGGVLDHGRAKARRKGADLLAVNAVGGGLGFGAEHNAVTVLDARGEVVATVEGSKDAVADGLWDAVVRVLPA, from the coding sequence GTGCGCATCGTCCTCGGCGTCGCTGGCGGCATCGCCGCGTACAAGGCCGCCCACGTCCTGAGGTCGTTCACCGAGGCGGGGCACGACGTCCGCGTCGTGCCCACCCGGGCGGCCCTGGAGTTCGTCGGGCGCGCCACCTGGGAGGCCCTGTCCGGGCACCCGGTGACGTCCGAGGTGTTCGAGGAGGTGCCCGAGGTCGCCCACGTGCGGCTCGGGCGCCAGGCCGACCTGGTCGTCGTCGCGCCCGCCACGGCGGACCTGCTGGCCCGCGCGGCCTCGGGGCGCGCCGACGACCTGCTCGCGGCCACGCTGCTGACCGCGACGTGCCCGGTGCTGATGGCGCCGGCGATGCACACCGAGATGTGGCAGCACCCGGCGACCCGGGCCAACGTCGCGACGCTGCGTGAGCGCGGCGTGCACGTGCTCGACCCGGACTCCGGCCGGCTGACCGGCGCCGACAGCGGCCCCGGCCGGCTGCCCGAGCCGGACGCCATCGCCGCGGCCGCGCTCGCGCTGGTCGACCCCGAGGGCAAGCCCCGTCCCCAGGACCTCGCCGGCCGCACCGTCGTCGTGTCCGCCGGGGGGACCCGCGAGCCGCTGGACCCCGTGCGGTTCCTCGGCAACCGGTCCTCCGGGAAGCAGGGCGTCGCCCTGGCCCGGACCGCGCAGGCGCGTGGCGCCCGGGTGACGCTGGTCGCCGCGAACCTCGGCGTCCGGGCTCCGGCCGGGGTGCGCGTCGTCGAGGTCGAGACCACCGCCGAGCTGCAGGACGCCGTGCGCACCGCCGCGGCCGACGCCGACGTGGTCGTGATGGCCGCCGCCGTCGCCGACTTCCGGCCTGCGACGGGGTCCGCGCACAAGATCAAGAAGCAGGCGGACGGCTCCGTGCCGCCGCTGGAGCTGGTGCAGAACCCCGACGTGCTCGCCGGGCTGGTCGCCGACCCGCCCCGGGCCGACGGCGGGCGGCAGGTCGTCGTCGGGTTCGCCGCCGAGACGGGCGACGACACGGGGGGCGTGCTCGACCACGGCCGGGCCAAGGCGCGCCGCAAGGGGGCGGACCTGCTCGCGGTGAACGCCGTCGGCGGCGGCCTCGGGTTCGGCGCCGAGCACAACGCCGTGACGGTCCTGGACGCCCGCGGCGAGGTGGTCGCGACGGTCGAGGGCAGCAAGGACGCCGTCGCCGACGGGCTCTGGGACGCCGTCGTCCGCGTGCTGCCCGCGTGA
- a CDS encoding DUF1345 domain-containing protein, with the protein MASRYASDNVRANVSFAVALATAVGVLAIRGDRLGVGPGAAAITFYLAMWPVFTGVYLVWTHATYARRGPRGLVASAWRERTLGRRWWNRLLGYGGATSWTMAAAVVAVAVTILIAQDARYRDDWTYIALGLVNVACSWAQMVYAFTLQYLRLDQGRRDDGERHLTVDVEGDPRFGDYLTLAVLLSAMAATVSGHMRSRAAWTLARTHVLLAFAFNSVVVAMMVSLLFGGLGS; encoded by the coding sequence ATGGCCAGCCGCTACGCGAGCGACAACGTCCGCGCCAACGTCAGCTTCGCCGTCGCCCTCGCGACCGCCGTCGGGGTGCTGGCGATCCGCGGGGACCGGCTCGGGGTCGGCCCCGGCGCGGCGGCGATCACCTTCTACCTCGCCATGTGGCCCGTCTTCACCGGCGTGTACCTGGTGTGGACGCACGCCACCTACGCCCGGCGCGGCCCGCGGGGCCTGGTGGCGAGCGCGTGGCGGGAGCGCACCCTCGGGCGGCGGTGGTGGAACCGGCTGCTCGGGTACGGCGGGGCGACGAGCTGGACGATGGCCGCCGCCGTGGTCGCCGTCGCGGTCACGATCCTCATCGCGCAGGACGCCCGCTACCGCGACGACTGGACGTACATCGCGCTCGGGCTGGTCAACGTCGCGTGCTCCTGGGCGCAGATGGTCTACGCGTTCACCCTGCAGTACCTCCGGCTCGACCAGGGGCGGCGCGACGACGGCGAGCGGCACCTGACGGTCGACGTCGAGGGGGACCCGCGGTTCGGCGACTACCTCACGCTCGCCGTGCTGCTGTCCGCCATGGCGGCGACGGTCTCGGGGCACATGCGGTCGCGCGCCGCGTGGACGCTGGCGCGCACGCACGTCCTGCTGGCGTTCGCCTTCAACTCCGTGGTCGTGGCGATGATGGTGTCGCTGCTGTTCGGCGGGCTCGGGTCCTGA
- a CDS encoding HAD-IA family hydrolase, whose product MTAVDAVVFDLGNVLVRWEAERAFDGVLTDAEVERFLADVDFPALNLRQDAGRSWREARDEVARTHPEHAATVDLYVERFAHALPGPVPGSAEVVDDLRAAGVRVLGLTNWSAETYHHGEAVAPVIGRLEAVVVSGREGVVKPDPRIFAVLAERHGLEPARTVFVDDSPANVAGAAAVGYQAVLFTGAAALRADLVARGVLPA is encoded by the coding sequence GTGACCGCCGTCGACGCCGTCGTGTTCGACCTGGGCAACGTCCTGGTGCGCTGGGAGGCCGAGCGGGCCTTCGACGGCGTGCTCACCGACGCGGAGGTCGAGCGGTTCCTCGCCGACGTCGACTTCCCGGCGCTCAACCTGCGGCAGGACGCCGGCCGGTCCTGGCGGGAGGCCCGCGACGAGGTCGCCCGCACGCACCCCGAGCACGCCGCGACCGTCGACCTCTACGTCGAGCGGTTCGCGCACGCCCTGCCGGGACCGGTGCCGGGCAGCGCCGAGGTCGTCGACGACCTGCGGGCGGCGGGGGTCCGGGTGCTCGGGCTCACGAACTGGTCCGCCGAGACGTACCACCACGGCGAGGCGGTCGCGCCCGTCATCGGGCGGCTCGAGGCCGTCGTCGTGTCGGGCCGGGAGGGCGTGGTGAAGCCGGACCCGCGGATCTTCGCGGTGCTCGCCGAGCGGCACGGGCTGGAGCCGGCGCGCACGGTGTTCGTCGACGACAGCCCGGCGAACGTCGCGGGCGCCGCGGCGGTGGGGTACCAGGCGGTGCTGTTCACGGGTGCGGCGGCGCTGCGGGCGGACCTCGTCGCGCGCGGGGTGCTGCCCGCCTGA
- a CDS encoding RsmB/NOP family class I SAM-dependent RNA methyltransferase, producing the protein MSERRGQGGGDRPGGRSGQGGRPGSSGQGGERRRPEGQGGQHRDAAGRQRPASRQGPRDRTAAAPSARRRSSDPARTAAFDVLRTVADSDAYANLVLPPLLRERGIRGRDAGFATELAYGTLRLQGRYDAVLAQCTGRSLDQVDPPVLDALRLGAHQLLGMRVPPHAAVSETVGLVREQVGAGPAQFVNAVLRAVSREPLDVWLERIGDAADPAGTDAVARLSAVDSHPAWVTRALREALVGHGRQADELGALLAADNEAPRVSLVARPGLADRDDLLAAAGPDATPGRWSPTAVTLAGGGDPAGLSAVRAGTAGVQDEGSQLVALALADAPLDGPDARWLDLCAGPGGKAALLAALAGERGARLVANEVQPHRARLVRQAVSAAPEGAVEDVRVGDGREVGEAEPGGYDRVLLDAPCTGLGALRRRPESRWRRTPSDLAQLTVLQRDLLGSALCAVRVGGVVAYVTCSPVLAETRLAVLDATRAARKAGLEVEVLDAPAVLHGIAPGLDLPEREDAQLWPHAHGTDAMHLTLLRRTA; encoded by the coding sequence GTGAGCGAGCGACGTGGTCAGGGCGGCGGGGATCGCCCGGGCGGTCGGAGCGGCCAGGGCGGCCGTCCGGGATCGTCGGGCCAGGGCGGCGAGCGCCGTCGCCCCGAGGGGCAGGGTGGCCAGCACCGCGACGCCGCCGGGCGCCAGCGCCCCGCGTCCCGCCAGGGTCCGCGCGACCGCACCGCCGCCGCGCCGTCCGCGCGCCGCCGCTCGTCCGACCCGGCCCGCACCGCGGCGTTCGACGTCCTGCGCACCGTGGCGGACTCCGACGCCTACGCGAACCTCGTCCTGCCCCCGCTGCTGCGCGAGCGCGGCATCCGGGGCCGCGACGCGGGCTTCGCCACCGAGCTGGCGTACGGCACCCTCCGGCTCCAGGGCCGGTACGACGCGGTCCTGGCCCAGTGCACCGGACGCTCGCTCGACCAGGTCGACCCGCCGGTGCTCGACGCGCTGCGGCTCGGCGCGCACCAGCTGCTCGGCATGCGGGTGCCGCCGCACGCCGCGGTGTCCGAGACCGTCGGGCTCGTGCGCGAGCAGGTCGGCGCGGGGCCCGCGCAGTTCGTGAACGCGGTGCTGCGGGCCGTCTCCCGCGAGCCGCTCGACGTCTGGCTCGAGCGGATCGGGGACGCCGCCGACCCGGCGGGCACCGACGCCGTGGCCCGGCTGTCGGCCGTCGACAGCCACCCCGCCTGGGTCACCCGCGCGCTGCGCGAGGCCCTGGTGGGCCACGGGCGGCAGGCCGACGAGCTCGGCGCGCTGCTCGCCGCGGACAACGAGGCGCCGCGGGTGTCGCTGGTCGCGCGCCCGGGACTCGCCGACCGCGACGACCTGCTCGCCGCCGCCGGCCCCGACGCCACCCCCGGCCGGTGGTCGCCGACCGCGGTCACGCTCGCGGGCGGCGGCGACCCGGCCGGGTTGTCCGCCGTGCGCGCCGGGACCGCCGGCGTGCAGGACGAGGGCAGCCAGCTTGTCGCGCTCGCGCTGGCGGACGCGCCGCTCGACGGCCCCGACGCGCGCTGGCTCGACCTCTGCGCCGGCCCCGGCGGGAAGGCCGCCCTGCTGGCCGCCCTCGCGGGGGAGCGCGGCGCGCGGCTCGTGGCCAACGAGGTGCAGCCGCACCGCGCCCGGCTCGTGCGGCAGGCCGTGTCCGCCGCGCCCGAGGGCGCCGTGGAGGACGTGCGGGTCGGCGACGGCCGCGAGGTCGGCGAGGCCGAGCCCGGCGGCTACGACCGCGTGCTGCTCGACGCCCCGTGCACGGGGCTGGGTGCGCTGCGGCGCCGCCCGGAGTCGCGCTGGCGGCGGACGCCGTCCGACCTGGCCCAGCTCACGGTCCTGCAGCGGGACCTGCTCGGGTCGGCCCTGTGCGCGGTGCGGGTCGGCGGGGTCGTGGCCTACGTGACGTGCTCGCCGGTGCTGGCCGAGACCCGGCTGGCGGTGCTCGACGCCACGCGCGCCGCCCGCAAGGCCGGGCTGGAGGTCGAGGTGCTCGACGCGCCGGCCGTGCTGCACGGCATCGCGCCCGGCCTCGACCTGCCCGAGCGGGAGGACGCACAGCTCTGGCCGCACGCGCACGGCACCGACGCCATGCACCTCACGCTGCTGCGCCGGACGGCCTGA
- the pyrF gene encoding orotidine-5'-phosphate decarboxylase, translated as MTEHGPLCVGIDPHASLLDAWGLPDSAEGVRRFALTVMEAVGGRVAAVKPQAAFFERHGSAGVAALEEVVAAGRDTGTLVVVDAKRGDIGSTMGAYADAFLREGSPLAGDALTVSPYLGFGSLAPAVDLALATGRGLFVLALTSNPEGLEVQHARGADGVAVADRVARSAAESNAAELADGGVAAREALGSIGLVVGATVGDAAARLGVDLAAVRGPLLAPGVGAQGAGPTELAAVFGDARSAVLASSSRGVLAAGPGVGPLRDAARAAADAAGAALR; from the coding sequence ATGACCGAGCACGGCCCGCTCTGCGTCGGCATCGACCCCCACGCGTCCCTGCTGGACGCGTGGGGGCTGCCGGACAGCGCCGAGGGCGTGCGCCGGTTCGCGCTGACCGTCATGGAGGCCGTCGGCGGCCGGGTCGCGGCCGTGAAGCCGCAGGCCGCGTTCTTCGAGCGGCACGGCTCCGCGGGCGTCGCGGCGCTGGAGGAGGTCGTCGCGGCGGGCCGGGACACCGGGACGCTCGTCGTGGTCGACGCCAAGCGCGGCGACATCGGGTCGACCATGGGCGCCTACGCCGACGCGTTCCTGCGGGAAGGCTCGCCGCTCGCGGGCGACGCGCTCACGGTGTCGCCGTACCTGGGCTTCGGCTCGCTCGCGCCCGCCGTGGACCTGGCGCTCGCCACCGGGAGGGGGCTGTTCGTGCTCGCGCTCACCTCGAACCCCGAGGGGCTCGAGGTGCAGCACGCGCGGGGCGCCGACGGCGTGGCCGTGGCGGACCGGGTGGCGCGCTCGGCCGCGGAGTCGAACGCGGCGGAGCTCGCGGACGGCGGCGTGGCGGCGCGGGAGGCGCTGGGCTCGATCGGCCTGGTCGTCGGCGCCACCGTCGGCGACGCGGCCGCGCGGCTGGGCGTCGACCTGGCCGCCGTGCGAGGGCCGCTGCTGGCCCCCGGCGTCGGGGCGCAGGGCGCGGGACCCACGGAGCTCGCCGCGGTGTTCGGCGACGCGCGGTCGGCCGTGCTCGCGTCGTCCTCGCGCGGCGTGCTGGCCGCCGGACCGGGCGTCGGCCCCCTGCGGGACGCCGCGCGCGCGGCCGCCGACGCGGCGGGCGCCGCCCTGCGCTGA
- the mihF gene encoding integration host factor, actinobacterial type encodes MALPTLTPEQRAAALEKAAAARQARAEVKNRLKYSQGSLSEVIAQGQKDETIGKLKVLALLESLPGVGKVKARQIISEIGISETRRVRGLGPHQVKALIDRFG; translated from the coding sequence GTGGCACTTCCGACTCTCACCCCCGAGCAGCGCGCAGCGGCGCTCGAGAAGGCCGCCGCCGCGCGCCAGGCCCGCGCGGAGGTCAAGAACCGGCTGAAGTACTCGCAGGGCTCGCTGTCCGAGGTGATCGCCCAGGGCCAGAAGGACGAGACCATCGGCAAGCTCAAGGTCCTCGCCCTGCTCGAGTCCCTCCCGGGAGTGGGTAAGGTCAAGGCACGCCAGATCATCTCCGAGATCGGCATCTCGGAGACCCGCCGCGTGCGTGGCCTCGGCCCGCACCAGGTGAAGGCGCTGATCGACCGGTTCGGGTGA
- the rpoZ gene encoding DNA-directed RNA polymerase subunit omega — translation MSGTVAEPIGITDPPIDRLLERADSKYALVIYSAKRARQINAYYSQLNEGLLEYVGPLVETRPQEKPLSIAMREIDAGLLTVAPNEA, via the coding sequence GTGTCCGGAACCGTCGCCGAGCCCATCGGCATCACCGACCCGCCGATCGACCGCCTGCTCGAGCGCGCCGACTCCAAGTACGCGCTGGTCATCTACTCGGCCAAGCGCGCGCGCCAGATCAACGCGTACTACTCGCAGCTCAACGAGGGCCTGCTCGAGTACGTCGGCCCGCTGGTGGAGACCCGCCCGCAGGAGAAGCCGCTGTCGATCGCGATGCGCGAGATCGACGCGGGCCTGCTCACGGTCGCCCCGAACGAGGCCTGA
- the gmk gene encoding guanylate kinase produces MTTPRARLTVLAGPTAVGKGTVSADLRARYPQVWLSVSATTRPPRPGEVDGLHYHFVTPEEFDRMVAEGELLEWAVVHGRNRYGTPRRPVEERLAAGEPALLEIDLQGARQVRTTMPEAQFVFLAPPSMDELVRRLVGRGTEDEEERARRLATAEVEMAAEPEFDHVVVNDDVRRATDELVALMGLPAAVD; encoded by the coding sequence ATGACGACGCCGCGCGCCCGGTTGACCGTCCTCGCCGGACCCACGGCCGTCGGCAAGGGCACCGTGTCCGCCGACCTGCGGGCGCGGTACCCGCAGGTCTGGCTCTCCGTGTCGGCCACGACCCGGCCCCCGCGGCCGGGCGAGGTCGACGGCCTGCACTACCACTTCGTCACGCCCGAGGAGTTCGACCGCATGGTCGCCGAGGGCGAGCTGCTCGAGTGGGCGGTGGTGCACGGCCGGAACCGCTACGGCACCCCCCGGCGGCCCGTCGAGGAGCGGCTGGCCGCCGGGGAGCCCGCGCTGCTCGAGATCGACCTGCAGGGCGCGCGCCAGGTCCGGACGACGATGCCCGAGGCCCAGTTCGTGTTCCTCGCCCCGCCGTCGATGGACGAGCTGGTCCGCCGGCTCGTCGGCCGTGGCACGGAGGACGAGGAGGAGCGCGCGCGCCGGCTCGCCACGGCCGAGGTCGAGATGGCGGCCGAGCCCGAGTTCGACCACGTGGTGGTCAACGACGACGTCCGGCGCGCCACGGACGAGCTGGTCGCGCTGATGGGCCTGCCCGCGGCTGTAGACTGA
- the metK gene encoding methionine adenosyltransferase gives MTIADTRLFTSESVTEGHPDKVCDQISDAILDAILEQDPTARVAVETMVTTGLVHVAGEVTTTAYVEIPQIIRQVVRNIGYTSSDIGFDGDSCGVSVSIGQQSPDIAQGVDKAWESRQDASDHDPLDLQGAGDQGLMFGYASDDTESLLPLPIWLSHRLAERLALVRKEGVVPNLRPDGKTQVTVGYDGDRAVRLDTVVLSTQHGPGVHLETELAPAIAEHVVAPVLESAGLDLDVSDYRLLVNPTGQFVVGGPQGDAGLTGRKIIVDTYGGMARHGGGAFSGKDPSKVDRSAAYAMRWVAKNVVAAGLARRCEVQVAYAIGKAHPVGLYVETFGTETVPVDRLTAAIREVFDLRPAAIIRDLDLLRPIYRKTAAYGHFGRDLPEFTWERTDRVDALRSALS, from the coding sequence ATGACGATCGCCGACACGCGCCTCTTCACGTCCGAGTCCGTCACGGAGGGGCACCCGGACAAGGTCTGCGACCAGATCTCCGACGCCATCCTCGACGCGATCCTCGAGCAGGACCCCACCGCCCGCGTGGCGGTCGAGACGATGGTCACCACGGGCCTGGTGCACGTCGCGGGCGAGGTCACGACCACCGCGTACGTCGAGATCCCGCAGATCATCCGCCAGGTCGTCCGGAACATCGGCTACACGTCCTCCGACATCGGGTTCGACGGCGACTCGTGCGGCGTGTCCGTGTCGATCGGCCAGCAGTCGCCCGACATCGCCCAGGGCGTCGACAAGGCGTGGGAGTCCCGGCAGGACGCGTCCGACCACGACCCGCTCGACCTGCAGGGCGCCGGCGACCAGGGCCTCATGTTCGGCTACGCCTCGGACGACACCGAGAGCCTGCTCCCGCTGCCGATCTGGCTGTCGCACCGGCTCGCGGAGCGCCTCGCGCTCGTCCGCAAGGAGGGCGTGGTCCCGAACCTGCGCCCCGACGGCAAGACCCAGGTCACCGTCGGCTACGACGGCGACCGCGCCGTGCGGCTCGACACCGTCGTGCTGTCGACCCAGCACGGCCCGGGCGTGCACCTGGAGACCGAGCTCGCGCCGGCCATCGCCGAGCACGTCGTGGCGCCGGTGCTCGAGTCCGCCGGCCTGGACCTCGACGTCAGCGACTACCGGCTGCTCGTGAACCCGACCGGCCAGTTCGTCGTCGGCGGCCCCCAGGGCGACGCGGGCCTCACCGGCCGCAAGATCATCGTCGACACCTACGGCGGCATGGCCCGGCACGGCGGCGGCGCGTTCTCCGGCAAGGACCCGTCGAAGGTCGACCGCTCCGCCGCGTACGCGATGCGCTGGGTCGCCAAGAACGTCGTCGCCGCGGGCCTGGCCCGCCGCTGCGAGGTCCAGGTCGCGTACGCGATCGGCAAGGCGCACCCCGTCGGCCTGTACGTGGAGACCTTCGGCACCGAGACGGTGCCGGTCGACCGCCTGACCGCGGCGATCCGCGAGGTGTTCGACCTGCGGCCCGCCGCGATCATCCGGGACCTCGACCTGCTCCGGCCGATCTACCGGAAGACCGCCGCGTACGGCCACTTCGGCCGCGACCTGCCCGAGTTCACCTGGGAGCGCACCGACCGCGTGGACGCCCTGCGCTCCGCCCTGTCCTGA
- the fmt gene encoding methionyl-tRNA formyltransferase, whose translation MRLLFAGTPAVALPSLDALLASRHEVVAVLTRPDARAGRGRTLTPSPVKERALEAGIEVLTPATLKDPEAQARIAEIAPDAAPVVAYGNLVPPAVLGLPRLGWVNLHFSVLPAWRGAAPVQHAIIAGDEVTGASTFLLEAGLDTGPVLGTLTETIRPLDTSGDLLGRLADAGSDLLVKTLDALEDGVLTPVPQPADGISLAPRLTTDDARVRWQHPAMAVDRRVRGCTPAPGAWTTLPDGARLGLGPVRLVPEVTDLAPGEVRVGRGEVLVGTGTHAVRLGEVRPAGKRAMAAADWARGARLDEGTVLGRDDAADQGVHA comes from the coding sequence ATGCGCCTGCTCTTCGCCGGGACGCCCGCGGTGGCGCTGCCCTCCCTGGACGCCCTGCTCGCCTCCCGCCACGAGGTCGTCGCCGTCCTGACCCGCCCCGACGCCCGCGCGGGCCGCGGCCGGACGCTCACGCCGAGCCCGGTGAAGGAGCGCGCGCTGGAGGCGGGCATCGAGGTGCTGACCCCGGCCACGCTCAAGGACCCCGAGGCGCAGGCGCGGATCGCCGAGATCGCCCCGGACGCGGCGCCCGTCGTGGCGTACGGCAACCTGGTGCCGCCCGCCGTCCTCGGCCTGCCGCGGCTCGGCTGGGTCAACCTGCACTTCTCCGTCCTGCCGGCCTGGCGGGGCGCGGCGCCGGTGCAGCACGCGATCATCGCCGGCGACGAGGTGACCGGGGCGTCGACGTTCTTGCTGGAGGCCGGGCTGGACACCGGGCCCGTGCTCGGCACGCTCACCGAGACCATCCGGCCGCTGGACACCTCGGGCGACCTGCTCGGGCGGCTCGCGGACGCCGGGTCCGACCTGCTGGTGAAGACCCTCGACGCGCTGGAGGACGGCGTGCTCACGCCTGTGCCGCAGCCCGCCGACGGCATCAGCCTCGCGCCGCGGCTCACGACCGACGACGCCCGCGTGCGGTGGCAGCACCCCGCCATGGCCGTCGACCGCCGGGTCCGCGGCTGCACGCCCGCGCCCGGCGCGTGGACCACCCTGCCCGACGGCGCGCGCCTCGGCCTCGGCCCGGTGCGGCTCGTGCCCGAGGTGACCGACCTCGCCCCCGGCGAGGTGCGCGTCGGGCGCGGCGAGGTGCTGGTGGGCACCGGCACGCACGCCGTCCGGCTGGGGGAGGTGCGGCCCGCGGGCAAGCGCGCGATGGCCGCGGCGGACTGGGCGCGGGGCGCGCGGCTCGACGAGGGCACCGTGCTCGGTCGGGACGACGCGGCCGACCAGGGGGTGCACGCGTGA